A single genomic interval of Nostoc commune NIES-4072 harbors:
- a CDS encoding DUF6391 domain-containing protein, which yields MNTSASFEGSSSPFKFLNFDFTTPVSEKIPSLEDRFSEFVQPTQDADLLRQLSFIPGLKEILMIRQVHALEHATVWVLSESKSAYPAQGEPTNVQLDNELLSGLSTEQGFYLYGEVNISDLRRAVILARHRLTSGEWDLAVHPRCGTNLSVAMLLTAGLAVGVHLLLPFRPIEQLIGLGLAATTAAELAPDLGSMAQRYLTTAIPFNLTIDNIIRTRDVWGRHAHFVKVGWQE from the coding sequence ATGAATACTTCCGCTTCTTTTGAGGGTAGCTCGTCTCCCTTTAAATTTTTGAACTTTGATTTTACGACACCTGTATCTGAGAAAATTCCGAGTCTTGAAGACCGATTTTCAGAGTTTGTGCAACCCACACAAGATGCCGACTTACTCAGACAGCTATCGTTTATTCCAGGTTTGAAAGAAATTTTGATGATACGGCAAGTTCACGCCTTAGAACACGCTACTGTTTGGGTTCTTAGCGAATCAAAAAGTGCCTATCCTGCCCAAGGTGAACCTACTAACGTTCAACTAGATAACGAACTATTAAGCGGTTTGTCTACTGAGCAGGGATTCTATCTCTATGGTGAGGTGAATATTAGTGATTTGCGGCGTGCGGTCATACTTGCTCGACATCGCCTCACCAGTGGAGAATGGGATTTGGCTGTACATCCCCGTTGCGGGACAAATTTATCAGTAGCAATGCTTTTGACAGCTGGACTAGCTGTAGGTGTGCATCTATTACTACCATTTCGACCAATCGAGCAACTTATTGGTTTGGGTTTAGCAGCAACGACAGCCGCCGAACTCGCACCTGATTTAGGTTCTATGGCACAGCGTTACCTAACAACAGCCATTCCTTTTAACCTAACAATTGACAATATTATTCGTACACGCGACGTTTGGGGGCGTCATGCACATTTTGTTAAAGTGGGCTGGCAAGAGTAA
- a CDS encoding glycosyltransferase yields the protein MRKVYFLLPGTDGKFACGGLWAELKALNLVQQFCSADVVTYRQREKGKLFIDDLLKEKNLSDVIFVISWGFDIAQLVAKLKQYNVVYHAHSAGYPFRLPASIPIITVSRYTMGYWGEKSPNSLIYYLPNQISDEFQNLGLERDIDVLVQTRKSSEYLIKELIPALQKRCKVLVVDSYIKDLPGLFNRAKVYLYDSADYWTQQRVSEGFGLQPMEALACGCQVFSSVNGGLADYLDPGFNCYKIAGYSQEYDVQRILKVIDSSVVFSLSEEFLAEYRTENIIKRFQVILDELNEFFDHKIQQPSNIKSLTKIRVAKLLAQKIYGKLKKKYFK from the coding sequence ATGAGAAAAGTTTACTTCTTACTCCCTGGTACAGATGGCAAATTTGCCTGTGGTGGTCTTTGGGCTGAATTAAAAGCACTTAATTTGGTTCAGCAGTTCTGTAGTGCTGATGTTGTAACTTACCGTCAACGAGAAAAAGGTAAGCTTTTTATTGATGATTTGCTAAAAGAGAAAAATTTAAGTGATGTAATTTTTGTCATCAGTTGGGGATTTGATATAGCTCAACTTGTAGCTAAACTTAAGCAATACAATGTTGTTTACCATGCACATAGTGCAGGTTATCCATTTAGGCTACCCGCAAGTATTCCGATCATCACTGTTAGCCGCTATACAATGGGATATTGGGGAGAAAAATCGCCAAACTCTCTGATTTATTATTTGCCGAATCAAATTTCTGACGAGTTTCAAAATTTAGGGCTGGAACGGGATATTGATGTTTTAGTTCAAACTCGGAAATCTTCTGAGTATTTAATTAAAGAATTGATTCCAGCGTTACAAAAACGTTGTAAAGTATTGGTTGTTGATTCATACATAAAGGATTTACCTGGACTATTCAACCGAGCTAAGGTTTACCTATATGATTCGGCTGATTACTGGACGCAACAGCGTGTAAGCGAAGGGTTTGGTCTACAACCAATGGAAGCTCTTGCCTGTGGTTGTCAAGTATTTTCTAGTGTAAACGGTGGACTGGCTGATTACTTAGACCCTGGATTTAATTGCTATAAAATTGCTGGATATTCACAAGAATATGATGTCCAACGTATTCTGAAGGTGATTGATTCTTCAGTAGTTTTTAGTTTATCTGAAGAATTTTTAGCTGAATATCGAACTGAAAATATTATTAAGCGTTTCCAAGTTATTTTGGATGAGTTAAATGAGTTTTTTGACCATAAGATACAGCAGCCATCTAATATTAAGAGTTTGACGAAAATACGTGTGGCAAAATTACTTGCTCAGAAAATATATGGGAAGCTGAAGAAGAAATATTTTAAGTAA
- the rfbB gene encoding dTDP-glucose 4,6-dehydratase, whose protein sequence is MSRRLLVTGGAGFIGANFVHHWCHVYPDDRVVVLDALTYAGNRLNLALVEGRKNFRFVEGDICDRTLIDELLLTENIDTIAHFAAESHVDRSILGPAAFVQTNVVGTFTLLEAFRQHWEAKAQPSDYRFLHVSTDEVYGSLGPDDAAFCETTPYAPNSPYSASKAGSDHLVRAYYHTYNLPTIITNCSNNYGPYQFPEKLIPLMCINTLIGKPLPVYGDGKNVRDWLYVGDHCRALDVVINHGQPGETYNIGGNNEVENLNLVQLLCQMMDELAPNLPVRPAEQLITFVKDRPGHDRRYAINANKIKTQLGWTPSVTIAEGLRLTVEWYLNHRDWWEPLLSAEYQAYYRKNYLAPTIFLNNDYP, encoded by the coding sequence ATGAGTCGGCGGTTATTAGTTACTGGGGGTGCGGGGTTTATTGGGGCAAATTTTGTGCATCATTGGTGTCACGTTTATCCAGATGACCGGGTGGTGGTGTTGGATGCGCTTACCTACGCGGGAAATCGTCTGAATTTGGCGCTGGTTGAGGGAAGAAAGAATTTTCGGTTTGTAGAGGGGGATATTTGCGATCGCACGCTCATAGACGAGTTATTATTAACCGAAAATATAGATACCATCGCCCATTTTGCTGCTGAATCTCATGTTGATCGTTCAATTCTTGGGCCGGCTGCTTTTGTACAAACTAATGTGGTAGGAACTTTCACGCTGCTAGAAGCTTTTCGGCAACATTGGGAAGCAAAAGCACAGCCATCTGATTATCGTTTTCTACACGTTTCTACTGATGAAGTTTACGGTAGTTTGGGCCCAGATGATGCAGCTTTTTGTGAAACGACACCTTACGCTCCCAATAGTCCCTACTCAGCCTCGAAAGCTGGTAGCGATCACTTAGTGCGTGCTTATTACCATACTTACAACCTCCCGACAATTATCACAAATTGTTCTAATAATTACGGCCCTTATCAGTTTCCTGAAAAACTAATTCCTTTGATGTGCATCAACACTTTAATAGGTAAACCATTACCTGTTTATGGTGATGGTAAAAATGTGCGTGATTGGCTTTATGTGGGCGATCATTGTCGTGCTTTAGATGTGGTAATCAATCACGGTCAACCAGGGGAAACATACAATATTGGTGGCAACAATGAGGTGGAAAATCTCAACCTGGTGCAGCTTTTGTGTCAGATGATGGATGAATTAGCACCTAATTTACCAGTGCGTCCAGCAGAGCAATTAATTACTTTTGTTAAGGATAGACCAGGACACGACAGGAGATATGCAATTAATGCAAACAAGATTAAAACTCAACTTGGTTGGACACCTTCAGTAACAATTGCTGAGGGTTTACGTTTAACAGTTGAATGGTATCTTAATCATCGTGATTGGTGGGAACCTCTGCTGTCTGCGGAATATCAAGCTTACTATCGCAAAAATTATCTGGCTCCCACAATTTTTCTAAATAATGACTATCCTTGA
- a CDS encoding serine/threonine protein kinase yields the protein MLQPEQILQDRYQIQRQLGNNGIRQTWLAKDLQASDDQNSTVVVKLLAFGGTVQWDDLKLFEREAQILKQLNHPRIPRYIDYFCIDDRTLWFGLIQEYIPGESLKEKLAIGERFSEKRARKIAVEVLNILIYLHELNPGVLHRDIKPSNLIWGEDNRIYLVDFGAVQDKAAREGVTFTVVGTYGYAPMEQFGGRAVAASDLYALGATLIHLLTGTSPCDLPQQDLRLQFADRVNLSPSFLNWLQKLIEPAPEQRFTNAREALNVLKSRLAIKSANKNQLVPLKEIINNSGCGINNHNETVPEEILGWNWGAFLMPWLWMWPNQVWCGVFCFIPNFSWFLAIAFGAKGNEWAWKSRRWNSIEQFKAHQRGWAIAGIVIGGPISIMLWVRAIALLQAAF from the coding sequence ATGCTGCAACCAGAACAGATATTACAAGACCGTTATCAAATCCAACGCCAACTTGGCAACAATGGAATTCGTCAAACTTGGCTAGCCAAGGATTTACAAGCCTCTGATGACCAAAATTCGACCGTTGTGGTCAAACTTTTGGCCTTTGGTGGTACTGTCCAGTGGGATGACCTGAAGCTTTTTGAGAGGGAAGCACAAATTCTTAAACAGCTAAATCATCCCCGCATCCCTCGATATATAGATTATTTTTGTATCGACGATCGCACACTCTGGTTTGGCTTAATACAAGAATACATTCCTGGTGAGTCGCTCAAGGAAAAACTTGCTATTGGCGAAAGGTTTAGTGAAAAGCGAGCTAGAAAAATTGCTGTTGAGGTTTTAAATATTCTCATCTATCTACATGAGTTGAATCCAGGGGTGTTGCATAGAGATATTAAACCGAGTAATTTAATCTGGGGCGAAGATAATCGGATTTATTTAGTTGATTTTGGTGCAGTTCAGGATAAAGCAGCAAGAGAGGGCGTTACTTTCACTGTTGTCGGTACTTATGGTTATGCCCCAATGGAACAATTTGGTGGTCGAGCAGTTGCGGCTTCAGACCTCTATGCACTGGGAGCAACTTTGATTCATTTGTTAACAGGAACTTCCCCTTGTGATTTACCTCAACAGGATTTGCGGTTGCAATTTGCAGACCGAGTTAACTTGAGTCCTAGTTTTCTCAATTGGCTACAAAAGTTGATAGAACCTGCTCCAGAACAACGATTTACTAATGCCCGCGAAGCACTGAATGTTCTCAAATCTCGTTTGGCTATTAAATCCGCAAACAAGAATCAGCTAGTTCCGCTAAAAGAAATAATCAACAATTCTGGATGTGGGATAAATAATCACAATGAAACAGTCCCAGAGGAAATTCTCGGTTGGAACTGGGGCGCATTTCTCATGCCTTGGTTGTGGATGTGGCCGAATCAAGTGTGGTGTGGAGTGTTCTGTTTTATACCAAACTTTTCGTGGTTTCTGGCGATCGCATTCGGTGCAAAAGGCAATGAATGGGCTTGGAAAAGTAGACGGTGGAACAGTATTGAACAATTCAAAGCGCATCAAAGAGGCTGGGCGATCGCTGGTATTGTAATTGGAGGGCCGATTAGTATTATGTTATGGGTTCGAGCGATCGCTTTACTCCAAGCTGCATTTTAG
- the msrA gene encoding peptide-methionine (S)-S-oxide reductase MsrA, translated as MALFGFGKKAVMPTPEEALPGRAQSMSVPAAHYVNKNPLQPPYPDGLEKAIFGLGCFWGAERKFWQLKGVYTTAVGYAAGFTPNPTYEEVCSGRTGHNEVVLVVFDPKVISYAELLKIFWESHNPTQGMRQGNDAGTQYRSGIYVYSESQKQLAEASREAYQQALNGAGYGKITTEILDAPEFYYAEAYHQQYLAKNPNGYCGLGGTNVSCPVGVVESQVSS; from the coding sequence ATGGCACTATTCGGATTTGGCAAAAAGGCAGTTATGCCCACACCTGAGGAAGCTTTGCCAGGAAGGGCACAGTCTATGTCAGTACCCGCAGCTCATTATGTAAATAAGAATCCCTTACAACCTCCTTATCCCGATGGATTAGAGAAGGCAATTTTTGGCTTGGGCTGTTTTTGGGGTGCAGAACGCAAATTCTGGCAACTTAAAGGTGTTTACACCACCGCAGTGGGTTACGCTGCTGGGTTCACACCCAACCCCACTTATGAAGAGGTATGTAGTGGGCGAACCGGCCACAATGAAGTGGTGTTAGTTGTGTTTGATCCCAAAGTAATCAGTTATGCTGAACTACTCAAAATCTTTTGGGAAAGCCACAATCCTACCCAAGGGATGCGCCAAGGTAATGATGCTGGCACTCAATACCGTTCGGGAATTTATGTATATTCCGAAAGTCAAAAACAGCTAGCAGAAGCATCGCGGGAAGCTTATCAGCAAGCCCTCAACGGTGCTGGTTATGGCAAGATTACTACAGAAATCTTGGATGCACCTGAATTTTACTACGCTGAAGCTTACCACCAGCAATACCTGGCTAAAAATCCCAACGGGTATTGTGGTTTAGGAGGAACAAATGTTTCTTGTCCCGTGGGTGTAGTTGAATCGCAAGTTAGTAGTTAG
- a CDS encoding MBOAT family O-acyltransferase: MLFNSLEFIFLFLPITLFIFFFLGKYGYHRLAITWLVTASLFFYGWWNPRYLLLLLVSIGLNFFIGYTLNQLNSPIRKKTLLVLGITANLIILCCFKYANFFVSSAADILGINFNLQNIILPLGISFFTFQQITYLVDSYREEAKDTKFVDYCLFITFFPKLISGPIVHHSEIMPQFADKAVCRFNLENMAVGITIFSLGLFKKVVFADNIAAYASPVFNTAAAGIFPTFLESWVGALAYTLQLYFDFSGYSDMAIGIARMFGIKLPVNFFSPYKATSISDFWRRWHITLSNFLRDYLYIPLGGNRKGEIRRSLNLMITMLLGGIWHGEGWQFVFWGGLHGAYLSINHEWNVFQKKYDLKTDNWLSLKLGWFITFLAVVIGWVFFRAENMATAFIIVKGMIGLNGLLFTTQILESGLKKAIIDISILLAIVWLTPNVQEWMGKYEPVFNYEKLKKLSSNSLFWSRLQWQPNQTYALVVSVLTVIALLHLTKVSEFLYFQF; the protein is encoded by the coding sequence ATGTTATTTAACAGCCTAGAGTTTATATTTCTATTTTTGCCAATTACTCTTTTCATATTTTTCTTTCTTGGTAAATATGGTTATCACCGTTTAGCAATCACCTGGTTAGTGACTGCTTCTTTATTTTTCTATGGTTGGTGGAATCCAAGATACTTACTATTGCTTCTAGTTTCAATAGGCTTAAATTTTTTTATAGGTTATACACTCAACCAATTAAACTCACCAATCAGAAAAAAGACACTGCTTGTTTTAGGAATAACAGCTAATTTAATTATCCTTTGTTGCTTCAAGTACGCTAATTTTTTTGTTTCAAGTGCAGCCGATATATTAGGTATAAACTTTAATTTACAAAATATTATCCTGCCATTAGGGATATCCTTTTTTACTTTCCAGCAAATTACCTACTTGGTTGATTCTTACCGTGAGGAAGCGAAAGACACTAAATTTGTAGACTACTGCTTATTTATCACCTTTTTTCCTAAACTAATTTCTGGCCCTATTGTTCACCACTCAGAGATCATGCCACAGTTCGCTGACAAAGCTGTGTGTAGGTTTAACTTAGAGAATATGGCAGTAGGTATTACCATTTTCAGTTTGGGATTATTTAAGAAAGTTGTTTTTGCAGATAACATTGCTGCTTATGCAAGCCCAGTATTTAATACTGCTGCTGCTGGTATCTTCCCCACATTTTTAGAATCTTGGGTGGGTGCGCTAGCCTACACGTTGCAACTGTACTTTGATTTTTCTGGTTATTCTGACATGGCGATTGGGATAGCTAGGATGTTCGGGATTAAGTTACCAGTTAACTTTTTCTCACCTTATAAAGCTACCAGTATTAGCGACTTCTGGCGTAGGTGGCACATCACTCTTTCTAACTTTCTTCGAGATTACTTATACATTCCTTTAGGTGGTAATCGCAAAGGTGAGATTAGACGTAGTTTGAATTTAATGATAACCATGCTGCTGGGAGGAATTTGGCACGGTGAAGGTTGGCAATTTGTCTTTTGGGGTGGATTGCATGGAGCTTATCTAAGTATTAATCATGAATGGAATGTTTTCCAAAAAAAGTATGATTTAAAAACAGATAACTGGCTGAGTCTAAAACTAGGTTGGTTTATAACATTTCTCGCAGTTGTCATCGGATGGGTATTTTTCAGAGCAGAAAACATGGCTACGGCATTCATAATTGTCAAAGGCATGATTGGATTAAATGGCTTATTATTCACTACTCAAATTCTTGAATCAGGCTTAAAAAAAGCAATAATTGATATTTCTATTTTACTTGCGATCGTCTGGTTGACACCTAATGTTCAGGAATGGATGGGCAAGTATGAGCCAGTCTTCAATTATGAAAAATTAAAAAAACTTTCATCTAATAGCCTTTTTTGGTCTAGATTACAGTGGCAACCGAATCAAACTTATGCCTTAGTCGTTTCAGTTTTAACTGTAATTGCGCTGTTGCACCTTACCAAAGTTAGTGAGTTTTTGTATTTTCAGTTCTAG
- a CDS encoding proton extrusion protein PcxA — MKNSVFSQKIYSFLLDTYRWYLQTPERSLNQAYDAALKIKEIEDKHFSGNKIDIDSAMYSNSVMDYFESDLKKLLKTVRMRLTELKASRWFLNEENQKAAEKTGIEYLSPSLVLERLNFIDQVISKYTTLSAQKSSNVLVVQPPNLPVESVISDDKSLIVNNPTLPPKITTKDWETKAKPKGKIDTTGVLPRSILSTITRLQVELDPNSEQEVIQSFRQAQRRTIISIRFILLLIIVPLLTHQIAKAFVVGPFIEKFRNTEQMQIFLNSEMEEEALGELQRFEEKLQFENFIRNAPPLLPEQIEVEMKKRAVELAEEFRYESSNAIKNVFADIFSVGAFIWLLLVSKSSIAVIKDFFDRIVYGLSDSAKAFIIILFTDIFVGFHSPHGWEVLLEGVSRHWGLPANRDFIFLFIATFPVILDTIFKYWIFRYLNRISPSAVATYRNMNE; from the coding sequence ATGAAAAACTCTGTTTTTAGCCAAAAAATCTATTCTTTTTTACTTGATACTTACCGATGGTACTTACAAACTCCTGAACGTTCTTTAAATCAAGCTTACGATGCAGCATTAAAGATTAAGGAAATAGAAGACAAGCATTTCAGTGGTAATAAAATAGACATTGACTCAGCCATGTACAGTAATAGCGTGATGGATTATTTTGAGTCAGACCTAAAAAAGCTATTAAAAACTGTGAGGATGCGGCTTACAGAGTTGAAAGCAAGCCGTTGGTTTTTAAATGAAGAGAATCAAAAAGCTGCCGAAAAAACAGGTATAGAGTATCTCAGCCCTTCTTTGGTTTTGGAAAGGCTTAACTTTATCGATCAAGTTATATCCAAATACACAACACTTTCCGCTCAAAAAAGTTCCAACGTTTTAGTGGTTCAACCTCCAAATTTACCAGTTGAATCTGTAATATCTGACGACAAATCGCTAATCGTCAATAATCCAACGTTGCCACCGAAAATAACAACTAAAGATTGGGAGACAAAAGCAAAACCAAAGGGTAAAATTGATACAACAGGGGTTTTACCCCGCTCTATTTTAAGCACTATCACTCGTTTGCAAGTTGAATTAGATCCTAATTCGGAACAAGAAGTAATCCAAAGCTTTCGTCAAGCTCAAAGAAGAACAATAATATCTATTAGGTTTATTTTACTATTAATTATCGTACCACTTTTGACGCATCAAATAGCAAAAGCTTTTGTAGTAGGGCCATTTATTGAGAAGTTTAGAAACACTGAGCAAATGCAAATATTCCTCAATTCCGAAATGGAAGAGGAAGCCCTTGGAGAATTACAAAGATTTGAAGAAAAGCTCCAGTTTGAAAATTTTATTAGAAATGCCCCGCCACTGTTGCCTGAACAGATAGAAGTTGAAATGAAGAAGAGGGCGGTTGAGCTTGCTGAAGAATTCCGTTATGAAAGCTCTAATGCTATCAAAAATGTTTTTGCAGATATTTTTTCGGTGGGTGCTTTTATCTGGCTTTTACTCGTCAGCAAGTCTTCTATTGCTGTGATTAAAGATTTCTTTGATCGGATTGTCTATGGACTTAGTGATAGTGCTAAAGCATTTATCATTATTTTGTTTACCGATATATTTGTAGGTTTCCACTCTCCTCATGGCTGGGAAGTACTTCTAGAAGGTGTATCGCGTCATTGGGGATTACCAGCAAATCGAGATTTTATCTTCTTATTTATTGCGACATTTCCAGTGATTTTAGATACTATATTTAAATATTGGATCTTCCGATATTTGAATCGGATATCGCCTTCAGCAGTTGCAACTTACCGGAATATGAATGAATAA
- the mltA gene encoding murein transglycosylase A yields MEAIAELGKFNKVIAISLPLVLSLFLVRMQPLAHQELSPPECRVKKWDIPVSLTAENQKSPLIQRLPITCCQGDTSCLDEVLYGEIPDKKALMSAIARSLQYLQTANAAAAYQNYPVAEIRRDRVIKSLKRFRELLLTTNSATELHQAIEREFVLYQSVGKDTKGSVLFTAYYEPLYPASRVPTPEYRYPVYRLPPDFNSWSKPHPTREELEGADGLQSAKGKLRGLELFWFRDRLEPYLAQIEGSARLQLPDGTQTTIGYAGHTAYNYKSIGRELVNDGKLPLEGITMPIILDYFQKHPQELNIYIPRDRSFVFFQENHGEPAQGSINVPLTAERSIATDKSLMPPGALALIRASIPFVNPTGKMEERIVSRYVLDQDTGGAIKGAGRVDYFLGTGKLAGDRAGVTVSNGQLFYLLLKSKN; encoded by the coding sequence ATGGAAGCAATTGCTGAGTTAGGAAAGTTTAATAAAGTTATCGCTATCAGCTTACCCTTAGTTTTGTCACTTTTCCTGGTGCGTATGCAACCTTTAGCGCATCAGGAACTTAGTCCGCCTGAATGTCGCGTGAAAAAGTGGGATATACCAGTTTCCTTGACTGCTGAAAACCAAAAATCACCATTAATTCAGAGGTTACCAATAACTTGTTGTCAAGGTGATACCTCTTGTTTGGATGAAGTTCTCTATGGAGAAATACCAGACAAAAAGGCGCTGATGAGTGCGATCGCTCGTAGTCTCCAATACCTGCAAACGGCTAATGCTGCGGCTGCTTATCAAAACTATCCTGTAGCTGAGATTAGGCGCGATCGCGTTATCAAAAGCTTGAAAAGATTCCGCGAACTCCTACTAACAACTAATTCTGCAACAGAATTACATCAAGCCATTGAGCGAGAATTTGTTCTTTACCAGTCAGTTGGTAAAGACACCAAAGGTTCTGTTTTATTCACCGCCTATTATGAACCGCTTTATCCAGCCAGTCGCGTCCCCACACCAGAATACCGTTATCCTGTTTATCGATTACCTCCTGATTTCAACTCCTGGTCTAAGCCTCATCCTACCCGTGAAGAACTAGAAGGAGCAGATGGTTTACAAAGCGCAAAAGGAAAATTACGAGGATTAGAGCTATTTTGGTTTCGCGATCGCCTCGAACCATATCTAGCTCAAATTGAAGGTTCAGCCAGACTTCAGCTTCCTGATGGTACTCAAACAACAATCGGCTATGCTGGTCACACTGCTTATAATTACAAAAGTATTGGGCGAGAATTAGTGAATGATGGCAAATTACCGCTAGAAGGTATAACTATGCCAATTATTCTTGACTATTTCCAAAAGCATCCCCAAGAATTAAATATTTATATTCCGCGCGATCGCAGTTTTGTTTTTTTTCAAGAAAATCATGGTGAACCAGCCCAAGGTTCTATTAACGTACCATTAACAGCAGAGCGTTCTATCGCTACAGATAAATCTCTTATGCCCCCTGGTGCTTTAGCGTTGATTCGCGCTTCCATTCCCTTCGTTAATCCTACCGGAAAAATGGAGGAGCGCATCGTTAGTCGCTATGTTCTTGACCAAGATACCGGAGGTGCAATTAAAGGTGCAGGTAGGGTAGATTATTTTTTAGGTACTGGGAAATTAGCAGGCGATCGCGCTGGTGTTACAGTCAGTAATGGACAATTATTTTATCTATTACTCAAGTCTAAAAATTAA
- a CDS encoding DUF3134 domain-containing protein produces the protein MPTSPLREEPRNQRAPVIRTSNEFILLEWLKSTGRLIEREHQESEYLNEVEEISEMIDLDDIPYDHDDDDGDMDIEA, from the coding sequence ATGCCTACAAGTCCTTTGCGTGAAGAACCTCGTAACCAGCGAGCGCCTGTAATTCGTACAAGTAATGAGTTTATTCTCTTGGAATGGTTAAAGTCAACTGGTCGTCTAATAGAACGGGAACATCAAGAATCTGAGTATTTAAATGAAGTAGAAGAAATTTCAGAAATGATAGACCTTGACGATATCCCTTACGATCATGACGATGATGATGGTGACATGGATATCGAAGCGTAA